A single Montipora foliosa isolate CH-2021 chromosome 7, ASM3666993v2, whole genome shotgun sequence DNA region contains:
- the LOC138010658 gene encoding vesicular inhibitory amino acid transporter-like: MGLQEGEFTYKAVKTHDNDEREDVKNICSIDEEACEKSRLILHSRASTWRAVANMTSVFLGVGALALPFAVFKGGLVTILGFPLFALVHWYTGTVMIDCLYDKNCAEITEHETILGDDKTQIASKMKSRVRDNYSELGNVLWPRYGGVILDALQNLDLSIFGVSYFISCGSLMAHALPKAGLTEAMWASIVAALVLPTTFLKDLACVAWQSLLSITSLITMVSVLIWYTVTHYSTINLTDLLFWDTEGALVAFSLVIYSYCVYPIMIPIEKSMADPSKFGSALGISMTVVTVFKVLFSLCGFLSFSHATDEVIGNNFPLGAPRIIASVVYVIYVIFSYTLALFPVFQSLDDSRLASAVTSCIPFFIWSATARFLFVFTTLFLAVVVPHFALLTAFVGSLIVPFLEYMVPCLVQLKLKWGELKLLQVAADGTIVVMGVLVTVFGAYCSGKALIIKMTEQNKK, from the coding sequence ATGGGATTACAGGAAGGTGAATTCACTTACAAAGCTGTCAAGACGCACGATAACGATGAAAGGGAGGACGTGAAAAATATCTGTAGTATTGATGAAGAAGCCTGTGAAAAAAGCAGACTAATCCTCCACAGTCGAGCTTCAACATGGCGAGCTGTTGCAAACATGACCAGTGTCTTCCTGGGAGTGGGAGCGCTGGCCTTGCCATTCGCGGTGTTCAAAGGAGGCCTCGTAACCATCCTTGGCTTTCCTTTGTTCGCTTTAGTTCATTGGTACACCGGTACAGTCATGATAGATTGCCTTTACGATAAAAATTGCGCCGAAATCACAGAACATGAAACGATCCTTGGGGATGAcaaaacacaaattgcatcGAAGATGAAATCACGAGTTCGTGACAATTACAGCGAGCTTGGTAATGTTCTTTGGCCGCGGTATGGCGGCGTGATTCTCGATGCTTTACAAAACCTTGATCTGTCAATTTTCGGTGTGTCGTACtttatttcatgtggatccctCATGGCACACGCCCTTCCCAAAGCAGGGCTCACAGAAGCTATGTGGGCGTCCATTGTTGCTGCTTTGGTTTTGCCGACCACGTTTCTAAAGGATCTGGCGTGCGTCGCATGGCAAAGTTTGTTGAGTATAACGTCCTTGATCACTATGGTAAGCGTGTTGATATGGTACACAGTCACCCACTACTCGACCATAAACTTAACGGATTTGCTATTCTGGGATACCGAAGGAGCCCTCGTCGCGTTTAGCTTGGTCATATACAGTTACTGCGTGTACCCAATTATGATTCCAATCGAGAAAAGCATGGCGGATCCTTCCAAATTCGGTTCAGCCTTGGGGATTTCCATGACGGTGGTCACCGTATTCAAAGTTCTGTTTTCGCTCTGTGGCTTTCTCTCCTTCTCCCATGCCACTGATGAAGTGATCGGAAACAACTTTCCTCTTGGCGCCCCTCGAATAATCGCCAGTGTTGTATACGTGATATATGTCATATTCAGCTATACACTGGCCCTCTTCCCGGTTTTTCAATCTCTTGATGATTCTCGACTTGCTTCGGCAGTCACTTCTTGTATTCCCTTTTTCATTTGGTCTGCTACAGCAAGATTCCTTTTTGTGTTTACCACCCTCTTTTTGGCAGTTGTGGTTCCACACTTCGCTCTTTTGACGGCCTTTGTCGGAAGTCTCATCGTGCCATTCTTAGAGTATATGGTACCGTGTTTAGTTCAGTTAAAGTTAAAATGGGGCGAGTTGAAACTTCTTCAGGTAGCTGCGGATGGTACAATTGTTGTAATGGGAGTGTTGGTAACTGTATTTGGTGCTTATTGCTCTGGTAAAGCATTGATAATCAAAATGACTGAACAAAATAAAAAGTGA
- the LOC138010656 gene encoding gamma-aminobutyric acid receptor subunit alpha-1-like isoform X2 produces the protein MEYQIVGYFHQYWHDPRLIGKLNRTLTLHGSDIDKLWVPDPFCYNARESNMMMPNEQIHSVVRIQPNGNIEHSRGVTLLASCVMNLHDFPLDTQTCFLKLGSYGHTAEEVVYEWHPRETEVLTGHSKMAQFEYKGSNLSSKIEKFSTANFSILTVTFFFHRRIGYFLIQVYFPNIFVVILSWIVFWMEKDDIGNRMALGITAILTIMFLLGSLNGNLPKVSYPKALDWYLLVSFIFVFLSLIECLIVFVVARNASNFKDKPVRFEKRTTPLSSRICSSVKTCLFGSSTQRRNPDKYNPNDQISKCKDDIELAHGMHETKANNFVMDDGILDQTTPRSKRMMKRAELIDNISRVLFPLTFVAYNIFYWTHY, from the exons ATG GAGTACCAAATCGTTGGCTATTTTCACCAGTACTGGCATGATCCGAGGCTCATAGGAAAGCTGAATCGCACTCTAACCCTGCACGGGAGCGACATTGATAAGCTTTGGGTTCCAGATCCGTTCTGCTACAATGCACGAGAATCCAACATGATGATGCCCAACGAACAAATTCACAGTGTTGTTCGCATACAGCCCAACGGAAACATCGAGCATAGCAGAGG GGTCACATTGCTTGCCTCTTGCGTAATGAACCTCCATGATTTTCCATTGGATACACAGACGTGTTTCCTCAAATTGGGCAGCT ATGGCCATACTGCTGAAGAAGTTGTATACGAGTGGCATCCCCGAGAAACTGAAGTTTTGACTGGACACAGTAAAATGGCGCAGTTCGAGTACAAAGGCTCCAATTTATCCTCGAAAATAGAAAAGTTTTCAACAG CAAACTTCTCAATCCTCACCGTCACGTTTTTCTTTCATCGACGCATCGGTTACTTTCTCATCCAAGTCTACTTCCCAAACATATTTGTTGTTATCCTAAGCTGGATCGTGTTCTGGATGGAGAAAGATGACATCGGCAACAGAATGGCTTTGGGTATCACCGCAATTCTGACCATCATGTTCCTGCTCGGATCTCTGAATGGTAACCTGCCCAAGGTCAGCTATCCAAAGGCACTGGACTGGTACCTGCTGGTCTCCTTCATCTTTGTTTTCCTGTCTTTGATTGAATGCCTGATAGTGTTTGTCGTTGCAAGGAATGCAAGCAATTTCAAAGACAAACCGGTTAGATTCGAG AAACGTACAACCCCTCTTTCCTCAAGAATCTGCTCGTCAGTGAAGACCTGCCTGTTTGGATCCAGCACGCAGAGACGCAATCCTGACAAGTACAATCCAAACGATCAGATCTCGAAATGTAAAGACGATATCGAACTGGCCCATGGCATGCACGAGACCAAAGCAAACAACTTCGTGATGGACGATGGAATACTTGATCAGACTACCCCAAGGAGCAAGCGAATGATGAAACGAGCTGAACTTATTGATAATATCTCTCGTGTTTTGTTTCCGCTTACGTTTGTTGCatataatattttttattggACTCATTACTGA
- the LOC138010655 gene encoding uncharacterized protein, whose translation MQGNAYNNSSKKFKWEVGTAGNWFIKRLLGSLDRELVTESAEARQEDAFFLQHTVQTTTCIIYGRGVGENPQIKEKDDQSINGEVLKTTFARIVASGTLIELETFTLWQKARFC comes from the exons atgcaaggaaatgcttacaacaactcaagcaaaaag TTCAAATGGGAGGTGGGTACAGCTGGGAATTGgttcattaaaagattgctgggaaGTTTGGACAGAGAGTTGGTTACAGAAAGTGCTGAGGCTAGGCAAGAAGATGCCTTCTTCTTGCAACATACAGTACAAACCACTACATGTATCATCTATGGAAGAGGAGTTGGAGAAAACCCTcagataaaagaaaag gatgatcagtcaatcaatggagaggttctaaaaacaacatttgcaaGGATTGTTGCTTCTGGCACACTAATTGAACTAGAGACATTTACCTTGTGGCAGAAAGCAAGGTTTTGTTAA
- the LOC138010656 gene encoding gamma-aminobutyric acid receptor subunit alpha-6-like isoform X1, translating to MRKHLHKATTMKSAVRHSWVFLAVLLISHQVDADVLSTFFDKYDKTLLPTFEKGEVLRIRSSLYVESFGNIEEANMEYQIVGYFHQYWHDPRLIGKLNRTLTLHGSDIDKLWVPDPFCYNARESNMMMPNEQIHSVVRIQPNGNIEHSRGVTLLASCVMNLHDFPLDTQTCFLKLGSYGHTAEEVVYEWHPRETEVLTGHSKMAQFEYKGSNLSSKIEKFSTANFSILTVTFFFHRRIGYFLIQVYFPNIFVVILSWIVFWMEKDDIGNRMALGITAILTIMFLLGSLNGNLPKVSYPKALDWYLLVSFIFVFLSLIECLIVFVVARNASNFKDKPVRFEKRTTPLSSRICSSVKTCLFGSSTQRRNPDKYNPNDQISKCKDDIELAHGMHETKANNFVMDDGILDQTTPRSKRMMKRAELIDNISRVLFPLTFVAYNIFYWTHY from the exons ATGAGGAAGCACTTACATAAAG CTACCACAATGAAATCTGCCGTTCGTCATTCCTGGGTCTTCTTGGCAGTGCTATTAATATCTCACCA AGTGGATGCTGATGTCCTTTCCACTTTTTTCGACAAGTACGATAAGACCTTGCTTCCAACCTTTG AAAAGGGCGAAGTTCTTCGCATAAGAAGTAGTTTGTACGTTGAATCTTTTGGAAACATCGAGGAGGCTAATATG GAGTACCAAATCGTTGGCTATTTTCACCAGTACTGGCATGATCCGAGGCTCATAGGAAAGCTGAATCGCACTCTAACCCTGCACGGGAGCGACATTGATAAGCTTTGGGTTCCAGATCCGTTCTGCTACAATGCACGAGAATCCAACATGATGATGCCCAACGAACAAATTCACAGTGTTGTTCGCATACAGCCCAACGGAAACATCGAGCATAGCAGAGG GGTCACATTGCTTGCCTCTTGCGTAATGAACCTCCATGATTTTCCATTGGATACACAGACGTGTTTCCTCAAATTGGGCAGCT ATGGCCATACTGCTGAAGAAGTTGTATACGAGTGGCATCCCCGAGAAACTGAAGTTTTGACTGGACACAGTAAAATGGCGCAGTTCGAGTACAAAGGCTCCAATTTATCCTCGAAAATAGAAAAGTTTTCAACAG CAAACTTCTCAATCCTCACCGTCACGTTTTTCTTTCATCGACGCATCGGTTACTTTCTCATCCAAGTCTACTTCCCAAACATATTTGTTGTTATCCTAAGCTGGATCGTGTTCTGGATGGAGAAAGATGACATCGGCAACAGAATGGCTTTGGGTATCACCGCAATTCTGACCATCATGTTCCTGCTCGGATCTCTGAATGGTAACCTGCCCAAGGTCAGCTATCCAAAGGCACTGGACTGGTACCTGCTGGTCTCCTTCATCTTTGTTTTCCTGTCTTTGATTGAATGCCTGATAGTGTTTGTCGTTGCAAGGAATGCAAGCAATTTCAAAGACAAACCGGTTAGATTCGAG AAACGTACAACCCCTCTTTCCTCAAGAATCTGCTCGTCAGTGAAGACCTGCCTGTTTGGATCCAGCACGCAGAGACGCAATCCTGACAAGTACAATCCAAACGATCAGATCTCGAAATGTAAAGACGATATCGAACTGGCCCATGGCATGCACGAGACCAAAGCAAACAACTTCGTGATGGACGATGGAATACTTGATCAGACTACCCCAAGGAGCAAGCGAATGATGAAACGAGCTGAACTTATTGATAATATCTCTCGTGTTTTGTTTCCGCTTACGTTTGTTGCatataatattttttattggACTCATTACTGA